TTTAGCAACCAAGTCACCGCAGCCACTCATGAGATAGCGTCTCGGCGACCTCGATATCACATCAATATCCGCGTATATTTCAAGGGGCATGACTGATTTGCGACTGTATGCTTTCCCGTTCTGTCGGTAGGATGTCATGGGGCTTGCAATCCCGTCATGTGACGCGACGGTAGGTATGCTAATGAATGGTCTCCCGGTTTTCTCAGCCACCACTTTGGAGATGTCCATAACTCTGCCGCCGCCCACCCCAAGTATTACATCGAACCCACCCATCTTCGTCAACTTCTCCAAGTCACCGTAAACCTCTTCAACATCAATAGTTGAGAGTTTTATTCCCGACTCCATTAGCGCCTCGATTTTTGAGCCGAAGACTCGGTACGGTGTGTTGGAGGTTATCATGAGAGGTGCCTTGAAGCCGTGTAGCTTTAGATGCTCGATGATTGTTTGGGCGAGGTCGTGTCCTATTACGACAAAGTGAGGGAGCTCCATCTCGTGTTTATGCATCTGGAATTAGCTGAGGCGGGTTGCTTATAAACCTCGGAAAAACATCTCATACATGTTTCCACCCTGCGAAATGATGACGCGGAAATTTCTTCCAGCCGTCCGCGGACTCGTAGCCCATCGTCTAAAAAGTGAAGGATTCGGTCAGACGATGGTCGCGAAGGTCCTCGGCATAACACAGTCGGCGGTTAGCCAAATTTTAGCCAAGGACGAGAAAATCTTTTACCATTCCCTTGAGCAGATGGGCTTAAGCAGGAAAGAGGCGTCACTACTTGTCGAAACGCTCTGCAACGAAGTAGTCAAAAACGCCGCGGCGGCCACCGCTATTCTATACTCCTTTTGGAGGGGGTTGCTTTCGGAGGGTAGATTCTGCGAATACCATAGGAAAATGTATCCACAGCTCGCTGCATGCGACATCTGCATCGGCACCACCCAACTCGGAGGCCTCGATGAGGAAAGAACACGCGTGCTCAAGAAACTTGAGGATAGCTTGAAGAAGCTGGAGACAAGCCCGGGCTTCAAACGTCTTATTCCACAGGTTGGTGCCAACCTTGTCTACTGCATCGCCGACGCATCCACCGAATACGATGTGGCCGGTGTAGCTGGCAGAATAGTCTTAGCTGATGACGAGGTGAAGGCGGTAGGCAGGCCCATGTTCGGCGGAAGCCGACACCTAGCCAACATATTGTTGACTGCGCGAAACTTCAACAAACGTATACGCGCCGCCATCAACTTAAAACATTTTCCCGAAATGGGGAAGGTTCTAGAGAAGGTAGGTGTGAAGTTTGCTGTCGTAGGTGCTAGGGCGGAGCCGATTTCTGACGATGTTGTGCTTGAAGACGTTGCGAGAGCATTCAAGGAAAAGGGGGAAAGTTGGAGGCCCTGATTCATGGAGGAGGCATAGGCTACGAGCCGATAACCTATCTATTCGCCGAAACCCTCGACGACCTGGTCGAGAGAGTTCTTCTCATTGGTTCAAGGGTTTAGTCGCAGACGTGGCAAGAATCAACATCGATATCTGGCTCTACTCTTTTATGGTATTCGCACAGGATTCGCATTACTCTGATGTTTTTCAGGGCATCGTTTATACGGCGAGCAATTTCCTGCCGTGGCTCATTTTTTACGACAGCTTCCACAACTTCATCGGCCCATTTCACTAGTTCATCATGTTTTTCAAGATCGGAGGAAATACCACGGACACCGCGGAGATAGTTGCTCACAGCGGCCTGTGTCACGCCGAGGACTTGAGCAACCTTTTCCTGAGTGTAGCCTCTCTCGTATACGAGTCTCTTAGCCACCATAGCCCTCAATAGAGGAATCATTATTTTCGACTCTATCTCCGCTGGCAGCATCATCTCCTACATTTCACTTTCTCTTATCTATATATAAGCGCTAAGGTCCTAAACCTTCACCACATCTATGCCGAAACTTGATAAAGCCCTTATTAGGGCCGTTCGATGTTCTGAGCGGAGCCCATCCCAGTCAATCAACGCGGTCCTCGGCTGTTCAACGGTTCTTTGAAAAGCCTGTCTAATCACCTCTTCATCCAATGGAAAATGATGTTTGGATGCTACGTGGCCGACCATGTAGCTTCCAGCGAAAACTGGTTTGAGAATATCGCGTGGATAATGTCCTCCTCCGAACCCGACGGCAGGCTCGGGGAGGTTTGTTTCCACTCCGAAACAGAGTTGGTAGACCGTTTCTGCAGCGGCTTCAGCCATTTTGCTGTCTCTCCAAGCGCTGATGTCTGAGCCTACTTCTACGAAGATAAGCGGTTTCTCCGAGTGGGGGCCATGGTGTGTGGCCTCCATGCCAACCTCCACGTCTCGTACCCCACTGTTTTCAACGGCTTGGCGTAACCCCATCAGTGCACGGTAAACAGCGGCGGCAGATGTTTCAGAGAGCTGCCTGGGCTTGCCGCCATAAGGAGCTGTGGCCCCCCAGTTGCCAGTCGAATGCACCAAAAGGCATCTTCTCCCCGTCTCCGACACATGTTTCGAGGGAACGATAACAAGATCAGCTTCAATCGATGCCACCTCATCGTCGGCGTAGAGCATCGACTTGTCAAGACAAATTATCGGTACACCGTTTTTATGGAAGATTTTGCCGCCACTTTCGGCGAAACCATAATTCTCCACGAGAATTCTAAGTATCTCTACAGCGGCTGTGTCCTCGAGCGAAAGCATCACAACCTTTTTCAACACATTTTAATTGATGAAGGGTGATAAAAACATGGATGCGGGATTTTTCCGAGCCTGTCGCGGTTCCTTTACTGTCGGGATATGAGGCAAAGTATCTGCTAAGTCTGGTGAGATGTGGGGAGGTGGATGTCTCTCTTGATTTGGGGGTTTCTACTTCGAAAGGCTTTGTGTGTAATGAAGGTGTTTCGATAGATGATGTGAGGGTTAGTCGGTGGATGCTTGAGAAGGCGGCTGCACGGCCTGAGGATGTTTATGTCGTTGAGGAGAGGTTCCCTAAGCTTGCATGGTTTGAGGAAAAGATGTATAGATTGGTTGCACCGGGGTGGAGGCAGCCGACAACCGTTGAGATTAATGGTGTCAGAATGCATAGGACGGTCGTTGTAAATCCGATGGATGATGCTCGTCAAAAAGTGATGCTTTTGCGAGAACTCGGCGGAGCGGAGGCTCTTGACATCTGCACCGGACTGGGCTACACGGCCATCGCCCTGTTAGCGAATGGGGCACGCCGAGTGGTTACTGTTGAGAAAGACCCTAACATAGTGAAGATGGCCACCCTAAACCCGTGGTCCAGACAACTTTTCACGGAGAAAATAGAGAGGATAGTGGCTGATGCCGTGGATTTTCTCAGAAAATGTGGTGAGGAGTTTGACGTGGTTATGCATGACCCGCCCAGTTTCAGAGTAGCTGGAGAGCTTTATTCAACCGAGTTCTATAGGCTTCTATACAGGGTTGTGAGACGTGGAGGGGTGGTTGTTCACTATGTTGGTCAACCGGGTGTGAAGAGGGGATTTGCTCTATACCGAGGGGTGGTTGAGAGGATGCGTAAAGCAGGGTTTAAAGCCGTCCACATCCCTGAATGCTTCTGTGTCCGAGCTGTGAAGGTTTAACAAATGGCTTGGAGCATTTTGCTGCGATGGTTGAGAGAAACAGGATAGGCCTCGGCACATGGATAGACAAGCTGGCTTGGGAGATTATTGAGAGGGAGAAGCAGCTTGGTAGAAGCCTTGAAAACATAAGAACAGAGGCAGGAATAGCGGCCTCAGGCTTCATACATATCGGAAGCCTCTCAGACTCGGTCAGGGCCTATGCTGTTTCTCTCGCCATAAAAAATCTCGGATACGGCTCCGAGATGATACAGTTCGCCGATGACATGGACGGGCTTAGAAGCGTCCCCGCCGAAATCCCAAAAGAATATGAGAAACATCTCCTGAAGCCTGTGTCGCTTATCCCAGACCCATTCAACTGCCACGAATCCTACGCAGAACACATGGAGACGATGCTGCTTGACACACTAGCCAAAACAGGCGTCGAATCCAAGTTCTATAGAGGATTTCACGTCTACGGCAGCGGATTGCTCAAGAACCAGATATCGAAGATACTGGAGAATGCAAAAACAATCGGCGAAAAAATCTTAGAGCTCACTGGGCAGCAAAAGTTTGTTGAGACGCTGCCCTACTTCCCGCTATGTGCTTCATGTGGAAGAATCTACACTACTCATGCTGAGAGCTTCGACCACAAGACGGGCCGTGTACACTATGTCTGCAAAGGAGTGAGCATTAAGAAGAGATGGTTTGAGGGATGCGGATATGAGGGTGAGGCGGATATCTCCAAGGCAGATGGCAAGCTTTCCTGGAAGGTCGAGTGGGCTGCGAGGTGGGCCGCGCTCGATGTGCGTTTCGAGGCCTACGGCAAGGATTTGGCGGCTTCTGTAATGGTGAATGACTGGGTATCCGAAAACATACTCGGATACAAGCCGCCCAAACATGTCCAGTACGAGCTCTTCCTCGACGAGTCACGGCGAAAAATCTCCAAATCCAAGGGCGTCTCAGTCTTCACACCCCATGAATGGTTCAAGTACGGCTCTCCTCAAAGCCTTGTACTGCTTTTCCTGAAGCGCATCAAGGGAACGAGAGTGGTGTCTCCACAGCTAATACCTGCTTTAATGGATGAGCTCGATGCGTTGGGAGAGCAACATCGCAGAAACACCGGCGACCCGAGGAGAACAGGTCTATATGTCTATGCATACATGCTTAAACCCCCTGAAAAGCCTCCGACAAAAATCTCCTACAGCCTTCTCGTGTTTCTGGCTTCTATCGCCCCCGAAGACAGGGAGACCGATTTCGTGGTCTCGAGGCTGAAACGCTATGGCTACAAAGTGGATGAAGAAGTTTTGAGGAAGGTTGAGTACGCTGTCAATTATCAAAAAGTCTTCGGAAGACCTGAGGTGAAGCCTGTTGTTGTCGACGACAACATGCGACGAGCTGTCGACGAGGTCGCTGAAGCCGTTAGAAACGCATCCAACCCCGATACACTCCAGTCAACCATATTCGAAATTGCGCGGCGATACATGATAAACCCACCCCAGCTCTTTCAAACACTGTACAGAATCTTGATTGGACAAGACAGCGGCCCGAAGCTGGCGCCTTTCATAATAGAAGACTACGGTGTGGAACGTGCTTACGAGGCTTTGAAACGTGTCTCACAAGGCTTATATACGGCAAAAACAGAATATGGACACCAAAAGAGTGAAGAAAGGATTTGAGCGAATTGGTTAAGATAGGAAGCCTGACCCCGCGGTCGCGGGGCGTAAACCTCGTCGCAAAAATTGTCGAAAAACCAGAGCCACGCGTTGTCTCTTCGCAGTACGACCAGTCAGAGCATCGGTTGACAGAGGCCTTGATAGCGGACGAAACAGGAGCCATCACACTTGTTCTCTGGGACGACAACATCGACCTTGTAAACGAAGGCGACTCGATAAAGGTTGTAAACGGGTTCATCAAGCTTTTCAGGGGAAAAATGCAGCTAAACCTCGGCAAATTCGGTAAGATTGAGCCATCGGAGGAGCCTGTGACAGAAGTAAACACCGAGAACAACCTATCCCAGAAAGAAACATACGGATCGGAGGACAGGCCTCGTGGAGGCGGGTTTAGGTCCCGTGGGTTTCAGGGAAGAAGACGCTTTAGGTAACCTCTAAAGGCTCCACTAACAACACACCGTTCTCTTTTCCCACAACTTTTATTCTATCGTTTTCTTTAACAGGTTTGACAGCTTTAGCGCGCCAGTATTCACCTTCGACGAAAACGTACCCGATTTGACCAGTTTCTATGTTTTCAGCCGCCCTTCCCAGTTTCGGCTCCGCGCCCATCGGCTTTTTCCTCTGGGCTTTTAATGCTTTGTAAATAAGAAACCCTAGGAAAGCGGCTACGAATACAGAGGTGGAAATGACAGTTGTCAGCAGCGTTCCTGTCCACTCTGGTGATACGAGGGACGGTGTCGGCGGATACCCACCGATCAGAATCATTCCAACGGTCAGTGAAACAAGTCCGCCGAACCCTGCGACACCGAAACCTGGGCTAAGAAGCTCATACAGCAAGAGGGCGGCGCCGAGGACAACGAGAAACGCTCCCGCCCAGTTTATGTTGAGGCCCTGGCCTACGAGGCCGAGAACAATCATCAACCCACCTACGATTTCCCCACCCCATCCCGGGGTGGAGAGACCAACCAACAAGATCAATATTCCTAGGAAAAGGAGGATGCTCGAAACAATAGGGTCTGATAGGGCTGACACAAGAGATTCAGTTACTCCTGGCCTTATTTCTGTTAAGACCGCGCTTCTTAGGTTGAGAGTTTTTTCACCCGTGACTGTTCGCACGGTGCGTCCATCCGCCAGAGCCAGCAACTCCTCCATATCAGAGGCAACAGCCTCTATCAGTCCTGCCTCAAGAGCCGAGGAGGGGTTAAAGTTCTTGTTCTCCAAAACGGTTTTCACAGCTTCATCACGGTTCCTGCCTCTCGACTCTGCCAAAGTCCCCATCTTCTCCGCGAAAAAGTTCAGAACCTTGCTCTCTGTTACAGGTTCTCCACCTGCTACGGGCTGCGCTGAGCCTATCAAGGTCTCGGGCGCCATGGCCGCGAAATGAGTCGACATCAAGATGTATGTCCCGGCTGATAGAGCCTTTCCTCCAACTGGGTAAACGAATCCTATGACGGGGGTCGGAGACCTCTCAATCGCCTCTACAATCCTAAGCATAGCGTCCGCG
The sequence above is drawn from the Candidatus Caldarchaeum subterraneum genome and encodes:
- a CDS encoding conserved hypothetical protein (D-aminoacyl-tRNA deacylase domain), giving the protein MLKKVVMLSLEDTAAVEILRILVENYGFAESGGKIFHKNGVPIICLDKSMLYADDEVASIEADLVIVPSKHVSETGRRCLLVHSTGNWGATAPYGGKPRQLSETSAAAVYRALMGLRQAVENSGVRDVEVGMEATHHGPHSEKPLIFVEVGSDISAWRDSKMAEAAAETVYQLCFGVETNLPEPAVGFGGGHYPRDILKPVFAGSYMVGHVASKHHFPLDEEVIRQAFQRTVEQPRTALIDWDGLRSEHRTALIRALSSFGIDVVKV
- a CDS encoding replication factor A1; amino-acid sequence: MSELVKIGSLTPRSRGVNLVAKIVEKPEPRVVSSQYDQSEHRLTEALIADETGAITLVLWDDNIDLVNEGDSIKVVNGFIKLFRGKMQLNLGKFGKIEPSEEPVTEVNTENNLSQKETYGSEDRPRGGGFRSRGFQGRRRFR
- a CDS encoding membrane-bound serine protease, ClpP class, giving the protein MRIAALLLVCSVLLLSSYSETPQVLYLTIDGYISSGTAMYIERTLASSRYEAVVITINTLGGSADAMLRIVEAIERSPTPVIGFVYPVGGKALSAGTYILMSTHFAAMAPETLIGSAQPVAGGEPVTESKVLNFFAEKMGTLAESRGRNRDEAVKTVLENKNFNPSSALEAGLIEAVASDMEELLALADGRTVRTVTGEKTLNLRSAVLTEIRPGVTESLVSALSDPIVSSILLFLGILILLVGLSTPGWGGEIVGGLMIVLGLVGQGLNINWAGAFLVVLGAALLLYELLSPGFGVAGFGGLVSLTVGMILIGGYPPTPSLVSPEWTGTLLTTVISTSVFVAAFLGFLIYKALKAQRKKPMGAEPKLGRAAENIETGQIGYVFVEGEYWRAKAVKPVKENDRIKVVGKENGVLLVEPLEVT
- a CDS encoding lysyl-tRNA synthetase, class I; the encoded protein is MVERNRIGLGTWIDKLAWEIIEREKQLGRSLENIRTEAGIAASGFIHIGSLSDSVRAYAVSLAIKNLGYGSEMIQFADDMDGLRSVPAEIPKEYEKHLLKPVSLIPDPFNCHESYAEHMETMLLDTLAKTGVESKFYRGFHVYGSGLLKNQISKILENAKTIGEKILELTGQQKFVETLPYFPLCASCGRIYTTHAESFDHKTGRVHYVCKGVSIKKRWFEGCGYEGEADISKADGKLSWKVEWAARWAALDVRFEAYGKDLAASVMVNDWVSENILGYKPPKHVQYELFLDESRRKISKSKGVSVFTPHEWFKYGSPQSLVLLFLKRIKGTRVVSPQLIPALMDELDALGEQHRRNTGDPRRTGLYVYAYMLKPPEKPPTKISYSLLVFLASIAPEDRETDFVVSRLKRYGYKVDEEVLRKVEYAVNYQKVFGRPEVKPVVVDDNMRRAVDEVAEAVRNASNPDTLQSTIFEIARRYMINPPQLFQTLYRILIGQDSGPKLAPFIIEDYGVERAYEALKRVSQGLYTAKTEYGHQKSEERI
- a CDS encoding SAM-dependent methyltransferase, with protein sequence MRDFSEPVAVPLLSGYEAKYLLSLVRCGEVDVSLDLGVSTSKGFVCNEGVSIDDVRVSRWMLEKAAARPEDVYVVEERFPKLAWFEEKMYRLVAPGWRQPTTVEINGVRMHRTVVVNPMDDARQKVMLLRELGGAEALDICTGLGYTAIALLANGARRVVTVEKDPNIVKMATLNPWSRQLFTEKIERIVADAVDFLRKCGEEFDVVMHDPPSFRVAGELYSTEFYRLLYRVVRRGGVVVHYVGQPGVKRGFALYRGVVERMRKAGFKAVHIPECFCVRAVKV